caactatgaccaaacccctcttaggtcaagagagggtgtgtcgtcacattgttcaagcctcggaattagcccttaagagagcaatttatttacttacctcgACCTTGGGGAAGAAGTGTCTTgtatagctatgttcccagctccctaatcagaagaatccccaaaatggtaggcttgttgagtcggtgatctggccactctcacctatacaaatcaaaggaccgccctcataggcaggagttcacaactcacttaggattcaggtcatgtcacctatggtcatcctagtgaaatgtaagtctctattataaacggTGTTagataatgagactagtcatttcgtggtccaaacttatacaaactcatttgtatagaatacccctgctcacatgtctccacataaatgatcaggacactttacaacaaattaacATCTAccaagcgggtcatactcgtagtgtcaccaagataaggtatccagccttatccatctactacataccatttaggttatcacttaaacatgatccacgtTTATGTCTCTAtgtacatgtttaagctacataagataatctttgatgttagtttattggtttgtaggttTAATGCtaataaatgtcaaataaaacatctcatattttattaaagaaataaaatgtttgtacaatacaattacaaactacagaatcctacaagatttagggcaccaaccccaataacctcatggacctacagatcagtgtcaacgatatgagattaatttgctaaattcattaaccacattaatcaatattaGTTAACTCTAggtacactccattaaagactcaCACTGCACTTTTATAACActgcaaatatatttatgtgtccatggatatagaccaataatagcaagttagttcttcacgagtgttcgtaacatcagctgggtcaaaattaccattatACCCCTAGATTACTTttatatccttaagtaccaatacTCCTCCGATGAACAACATTTTTATGGtccaatcattaaaccaaaGCCCCTCTCGTTGGTCCTTTGTTCAAGTTCAGGAGACACtacttaagagaacactcatctacttatcctaaagtcgggaagaagtgaaatccatcttgtattattatgtttccagctctCCACTCAGTTTTGTCCCAAAAATAGCATATTGAGTCAcgaattggccactctcacccatacaaattaagaaaaatcactcgtgaacaagagttcataatatactcaggattaagactaagtttcttaggtcattctattgaaatagaaacctaattaGTCAACGAAGTTACAACTAGTGGTTATTATTTCAcagtctgatcttatacaaactcattgtatagaatacccccactcgcatatcACCTATATGAAtattggatcattgcgtttatatcaaatacaaagtgggtcgtaactatagtgtcacaaggataagatacctagccttatctctatactgtagaccctttaggttgtatcttgaacattgaacCCCGTATGTCTTCGcatacaattcaagactcataagacaacctatgatgtttatttatcagatttagagttattaagacaaaacaaatacaatataatccataacacttattgaaataacatcaataactatttattgttgACAGACAATTGTTTACATTTtttatctatgagttttagtgcataaaacccaacagtctccacatactgttcaagactcataaCACAACttaggatattagtttattgaatttagagttattaagacaaaactattacaacacaatcaataactcttattgaaataacatcaataactatttattgatgacaatcaattatttacatttactatctacgagttttagggcataaaatcgAACAAAAAGATCACGAGAAATTTATacttgaagactcatcttcacgGTGTTTTCTCTCCATGTCCcaaataacttcaaattttaTCTCCCTCGAATAAATCTTCTACGAACAACACTAACCACGAATAatggacaccaccaaaaagacttccttgctattctctgaTAAGGAATACAGATTGTGGGATCCTTtgttttggaagaagaagaaaatggcaGAGAGTTGGAGAGTAAGTGAGAGAGCTTAAGAGAGTCATTTTTCACGTTCAAAATCTACACTTATGTATTCGCAATACAAATTGTGAAGGAAGATGGAGGATGGAAGTTATTTTAACTTTCATCCATCGTGAAAATCAAATAACTCCAAATAACTCCCATGTAATGAAAGTTATTTAATGTACATTATTATCATATAATAAGGttatatgattaattaactaacttaattaatcatataatatGCATTTTAATCACATTAAGATGCACATCTCTCTcaaaacctatagttttaatatgattcatattcacattaaagtttaacttataatatttatataaatctcatttatataaataatatttgaaccttattcaaatatatccctctcatatattatatagtattaattataaatcatatttataattaacaatattataatgtatcaatatatattattccatttaaatctcattctaatatttatctctcttattgattaaaatcatattcataatgcactataatgtatcaatatacactATATTAATTGTCTTATATgtagtattaattataaatcatatttatattaactatgtattataatgtatcaataaacattatactttatattgatcacattaacataaaatttttcttaaataatttgaatgattcaaattatttcaaaactatttattCCTTGTGTTTATCCTTAGTGAACTAGCAAAgagacctaatagacctatagattaaaagctctaatgatacaaaattaatcaattaattaaactctttaactaattaaccaacattcattaactaccagtgactccactaaagaccgatagctgcactcttcgcactgtagatatatttctgtgtccatagatataatcaatcaatagttaGTTGATCCTTCACGAATCGTTCATAactatagctaggtcaaaattactgttttacccctgtagttacatctaacttcttaattaccactaatccttctaatgaacaattagttatagtccaactataaactagacccctATCTGATAACTGAGAGGGTGGAGTACTTCATCGTTCAAggcccgaaatcagcccttaagggagaaatttatctacttaccatatgatcgggaaggagtgaattacatcttgtgtagctgtgttcctagctccccactcAAACAAATCCCTAatatggtaggcatattgagtcggcgaatcaggccactctcacccatacagatcaaatgattgccctcataggcaggagttcacaattcactcaggttTGAGGTTAAATTACATATGGTCATCTTactgaaatgtaagtcttttcaagtaacgatgttataaagaaagacaCATTTCGcagttcagtcttatacagactttttgtataggatgtctcaactcacatgtctccacatgagcagttaggatcaaatcgtttgtaacactttacaactattataacaattacaaagtgggtcgtatccgtggtgtcactagaataaggcacccagccatatttatatactatagaccatttaggttattacttaaacatgatctacctgtatgttaaccacatgcatgtttaagttatattaaataacctcggatcttgtTTATATGGTTGAGTTACACAATTCTAATTGTCAAATAAAtaactccttattttattaaataaatgaatgtcGTCATTataaaccacgagatttagggcacaaTCTCCTACAATATGATCATCTTgtaaaatattaatctcttcaactAACAgagttacaaagagagattaattattttacGGTCCAGTCttgtacaaacttttttttataggaTCCCCACTTACAtgcctccacatgaacgatgtggattaaatcatttgtaacaattataaaatgggtcgtatccataattTCACTGGACAAGGCACacagccttattcatatactatacaTTCTTTAGGATACCTGAACATGAtcaacttgtatgtcaaccacatattgttcaagattacatataataaccatggatttttattataatggattattcattattgcatatttaataaaataataaaataatatattaagtaACTAATAAACTACAAGGTTTTAGGACACAAATctcaatattaaatttatacaattattagtttagggtttaaattgatacaaccttcAACGTTaaggggtataaattgatatttaccctTTTTTATCTATAAAACTTTTGTCATTCTcccaaaagttttttttttatgtattgtaACCTTACTTTTCTATCTTCAAATTTTCGATGTCTCGATTAAATTTCTCTCTAAAGTTTCCCTCTAGCTCaatcatcttttttttcttttgaaattttttctagctctctatttttttctctatataattttttttgcctctaattttttttaatcttaaatgtaatatttttgtaggccttgtttgataatcatttacttattggttttgtattttttttcaaattaagcctatacatactactttcacctctaaatttcttcctttgttattttagaacttgactaaaaattcaaccattttacttaagaaaggtgcatatcattgtaagaaatgggaaaaaaatagacctaatttttaaaacccaaaaataaaaaatgaaatggttaccaaaccgGAGGCTTAATAAGTTGATGATTCTGAAACTACCTTTGAAAACAAAcattaatcatttaaaaatattattagttatatttaaatcatctgTACAAGTATTCAAATATTAACCTGATTAATCACacttttacaaaattaattataattaaatcatttagCTCAAAATACTTATTCTAAAAGTCAATCTCAAACGTGCCTTTAAGTCATTGAAAATCACTTTTAGTTTTAATGATACTAAATCACTTTTTAAAGGTTTAGAACCAAACATTAAAATAATTGTACGAAAATCATTGTTAACCAATCacttattattaaataaattttttttaaattattaaatcaattttttaaaaaattactattTCTAAAGCTACtctcaaaaatacccttaaaatCCATTGAATGTACAGGATTGACCAGATTTGGTCAATTGAAAAGACATGAATTAAAATGGAATAAATCACAAAGTATCTAAATAAAAAGTGTGTTTTAATAGAAATTTGAGACCAATCACAAAGCTCCACAtcatttaacaaattaattaccaaattataaatttttaatcatGTCTAATAtatctttgaactttaaattttgtatgaataaatctttcaaaaattccaaatttgtaaaattaattggtCTGATTACCAAATGGAACCTTAacctttcaattttgtgtctaactAGATCCATGAAtataaatcaattcaaaagCTTAGAGACTTAATTcgtaattttgaaagtttaggaaccaaatacaaacttcaaagttcataaactaaatttgtaatgttttactaaatattttgaaagaatATGGTAATCTTTCAAAAAGACTTATCTActgattttttcttcttcttcttcatttttttataatgatgtaaactatgaaaatcaaaatcgatcataaattttatatcaattaaactATGTTCATGtcggattaaaaaaaatattatagtgtatatatgcgtgtatatatatatataagaaaaagcAAGACTCACCTAAATGAGCACAATCGAGTTGTTATAAAATATTGTCAATATGAACACGACtcaacaaacataaatttgtaATATCAATACCTTAAGATCTGAAGTTCGATCCCTAAAATTTTGTCATAAAACTTTTACTATTAAGATTAGGGGTTAGATATccctaaattaaaaaataaacaatgaaaaaaaaaaaaactgaaaagaaaaaccattttAGTGGCTAAGCCGTTTCATCAACTTCAAACTcatctttattaatttattcattattagaTGCATCCATGTATCTTAAATAAACTAGTGATCAGATTTTTAGACATAATTTTAAGGTGAAATTTAATACTactaaatacaatatttttcatttatttaaatcagtaagattttaaattattccaaaaagaAGGGAAAGATTAAAATTCCTTAACATAAATTAGGGTAAAATATATATTCTGATTTAGTAgacttttcattatgtttaaattttaaattatttacattaaatttaaaagtaagaaaagagaaataaaaatgaaaaaaaaaatcgtagatggatgaataaaattaaaatccatATATATCGTGTAATTGCAACTAAAGTATATATTGGATCTGTTATTGAAGTTAAGAAAACGTAGACTGTCCTATTTAATTTACAGGGGTGAGATACATTAGTTAAGaatatgcaattttttttctttttgtaaaaaattaGTTACTATTATTATACAGTTTTTACcattttatcatatttttatagaaagcttgtatgttatattttaaactataataTGGATGTTCATCCTTCAGCTATTTAACAAAGAAAGTAAAGTACTATATTTgcttaattgatttaaaattttgattttataatttatattacgatccatagttttttaaaaatatttaatttcatttttattatttctaaaaagaaaatttcaagtaatatatataaatggaaaagtatgaaaaattcaattaatatatataaatggaAAAGTATGAGAATCTTCTAATTTTGTTGgtattaattgaaaatttttattaaatataagaaatattGATGTACGTGAgccttttgtttaaaaaattttgtGAGTCTTCATATGAATATGGAAATGAAATTTACTTAGTTTAAATGGAAAATATAACTTTAACATTTGTTAGTATAACTTcttcttatttattaattttctaatctcattaaatAGTAAAGAAATATTCCTGTCAACGGGGGAAGTAAtaataaatatagcaaatttaataaataaaacatatcgAAACAGAAaaaacgaaaagaaaaaaaaatcaaatgtcgAGTCACATAGGATTTGATCCCAAAATAGATGTAGTGTTACAAACCTTACCTTTTTGTACCATTTTCACAAcagttaatataaataaaaaatggatcTGGATAAACTTACCTTTGTAGTTCCTCAAATTTGGCCAATTTATTTGACAATgtttcttaaaatttagaaacaagaaacgaaaatgattataaaacaagttaatttcttgaaaaatgagaaacaaggataaaaaaacagaaaatataAACGTTATCAAATGAATCCTTAAggattaaacttataatttaacaaaaactcTATTTTGTTCCGGGCAAATTACCAATTTATAAGATAAAAACGAAACAAGATTGTTCAAATCTGAATTTTTTTGTTCGGATACCTCGTAACTAGATTAAGATCTGAAATATAAAAGATGAAACTACATAATAGGAACCTCCCTTGTTGAGTATGCTAACTCAAGCCCTAGATCACTCAACAACTACATCCCTTCCCTCAATCCCTCTGCCTCTATTTATAACAAAATAGACTACTTACTAATATCCCTAACTAGACCCTCACTTTTACAAGTCATTCAATCACAATTTTCAAAGacatttttagaaacaaagCCATCTTTCCAAAGCCCAAATGctagaaattaagaaggcaaGGATATACTACTAACATACTTGTGGGTCTCATTGTCAAACTTTGAAGGAATCTCTACATAAAAGTATATACATCTCTTATTGTTTCAACAAACTTAGATTACCAGTTGCATATTTCACAATTATTATAAACAAAGCATATAACACCGTTCCTTATATAATGTTTCAGTTCAGTTTTACTTTTTATGTTCTATTCTGCTGTTACTATCAGTAGCTATCCATAtgggcaatggaagatgtttaTGCATAGTCTTCAGTTACCTGCCATCCAGGAACAGCAAACATTTGGTCAGGAACATTtgtgaaaatcaattttaggaCTCGGCAAGGAACGACTCTCGAATCCATTTTAACAATACACACCAcatgaaatcaaaatttttatatGGAATTTTAGTTCCTATTTTGATCCATATCTTCCTCATGGGAAGATCTAGAAAATATATCGATTTATTCTGAGACAAATTATCTAGTTAAATAGTAACATGAAAACTAAAGCAAGCATGGAAGTTGACATGAGTCATGACAGCTTGATAATATAACGAAAAACTGAGACGACACAAGGATTCTCCATCATACTATATTAATTTTTTGCCCCTCTAAGATATCCAATGTCGTTTCTCGAAGTAGCAGTTCATGAGGAGGCATCTTTGCAACTGCTTGCTCAAGAATATCTTTAAGATAGAGAGAGCGATCGCTCCAATCCatgtatagaaaaaaaattccacAAAACATGATCCCATAGTATTTAACTTGCTCCTTGTAGGTAACACACAACTAGAAAAAAACGAAAGTAATAAACTTCTAGATGGTATATCTGGTATTACCACGCCAAATCAATTGATCCTCCCCAAAGTTGCCTGAGCTccattctcaaaaaaaaaaaaaaaaaaaaaaaaaaaaaaaaaaaaagttccatttgacctcaaaaccaaaagataTTCTGAAAATGATACTTCAGACGACCCCTAACCGAGGGTCAACAATGATCTAAacccaaataaaaataatgttataCCAAAGAGTCCTGGATTACAGGGAAAACTAGTAGACAAGTACTGACCAAATGGAGGAGTGtttttacaaaccaaatttgctATGGCCAACCAAAAAGAGAAATTTTCAACACTCTCTCATGCTTCCTGGAAACCGACAGGACTCATGAGGTTGtagatcatttagaaaataaagCTTTCTTCCATAGACAAGCTTATTTTAAACCTTGGAGACCACCAAATCCCAAAAGAACTCACCTCAGGCTTCATTATACGATATCCATGGAAGAACAAAATAGAATAACAAATAATGGAGAGCGAGAGATCACACAAGCCCCGAATTACTGTTTCCTCTAACTTAATTAAATCACCAAGACCAATCGCTTGGATCTACCAATAGTAAGACTTGATGTGGCTTCATATATATTCAACACTAAAGATTCAAAAGATTTCTTAATTGAATTAGTCAGTGACTGACTTGGGTTTATCATTACTTCCTCAGTACCGACTGATATTGTTAACAGAGTTAATTATTTTGATGACTGATGAGAGTGTGCGAGAGTCATTTTCTGTGTGTGTGAGGCTGTGGTGCTCAGCAAGAGTGAATCTCTCTTTGCAGTCATTCTACCAAGCAGACCAGCAATTAGaataaacaagaaaagaaagagaggatTAACTAATATCACACCCTTTATCTTCCCTCAACTCTTCAGACAACACCATGACTaccatttcattcttttattcatatttttaatttgagacGTGTTCCGATCCACATGACATTCAAAAGCCAGAAATCAAACTATTCATTGTAAGTGAAGAAGCACAAATACAGATATGGAGCATGAGACACAACACAACAAAGTCATGGTGAtgcaacattttttaaaaatctacgACACAAACACAAGGACACGTTAAAAACATATATAGCATTTTCATAGCATTAGAAAATTCAAAGTGGACAAGTTTACGCatttataactaaaaatatGAGTTTGATGCATTTTGctctcaaaatttaaatttgttatgTTTGTCCTATATTACTATGTGTCATTTTAGTATACTTCACAAGTGTTCAAAAGTGTCTAACACATATTTACTGTACCAGTAATTGACTAATACATGTCCAACCAGTATCAGAATGTTCTAGTGTCTAACAGATGCTAGCCGAACTAAAGTGTCCATAGTCTTATACTGTCAAGCAGATATACAAAACACACCATTGACATCAATCAGAATGATTCAAGAATCAAGACCATACCAGCTTTAACACAAGGAACAGAACGATACCTGGAAGATCCATCATGGGCATAGTTTGAATTCCTGCAATTGTTTGAAATTCATCCAAGGCTTCACCCAGACTTTGGCTTCATAGACCTTCTTCTTACCGCCATCAATGGCTTCCAATGTAAGATGATACAATTTACCAGCAATTACCTGTTCTTTAGCTTTCAACACGCGCTCAAATTCCAAAAGACCATTCTACACCAAAGAAACAAGAACTCAGAATTGGTGATTAAGCAAATTAAAACGACCAATTAACAACCGAAAACAGGGGTAACAAATTAAGTGAGAAATCGACTCGATTCTGAGCGAAACAAGAAGGAAAATCAGAGAGTGAAATGAACCCAGAAATTAATCGATACCCAGAGAAGGAAAAGGGGAGTTAGGAGCAGTAAAACTAGAGAAAACAAAGGAAAAGACCTCTTTCTTATTGTGTTCTTGAACTGCAAAGCGAGCTAGATAATCGATTTCAACGCTGTTCTGTGCGCCGATGTAATCGCGAACGCCTCCCAGTTTCATTCTGATAAATGGGTCTTCAACGGAAAACCCCAAATCGAACAcagcaagaagaagaagcagcAAGGCCACGGCTATGCGATTCACTTTCATGATAGCCTTTCGGGAATCGGATACAAGACACTGCAAAAACGAAGATGAAGAATTATAAATGATTCGAAGAATTTGAACGAAATTTTGGGTATCGATCGTTCGTTGGGAACTTGGGATGATGGAGTGACTTCGATGCTAACAAATGTTTGTGTTGCGTTAGATACCTGAAATTGAATCTTTTTGTCAAAGCTTGTTGTTTGTGCCATGAATTGGTAATTTCTTTTGCCCTTTTTTCTTAATTTGGCAATCCGCAAGGATAGCACTTAATGtatgatagtttttttttttttttttgaaagaatttgtaaatatagcaaaatctatcgaTGATAGATTCTATCTCACGTATATTTCTATTAGCAGTGATAtgatctattattgataaactctAAGAGTTGGATCttaattttgctatatttgcaaatctTTTTGCATTATTCTTTGTTTGCTAATACTTTAAGTCCAATTGTTATATTTGTTactgctatttttttttttatctaaatgaGCCCATGATATAGTGAATCGAAACATAACTCACTCGATAAAGACATCCATTACTATTACAAAGGTAGTTCATCCATAGATCTTTTGATTACAAAAACATTTTTGAGCTAGCCTCAATTTAGTAGATgctttagattttatttttattttttttaatttagtttagcTAAATACTTTGATTCTTAACCATAGATTAGTGGGGATTCTCCCCGTCAAAGATCTCGtacaaaaatatcaaattttgattttatataagttatataacaaatttagtttataaacttttaaaagtgtctaatacgatattgaactttaaattttgtgtctaacagATATTTATTGAACTTTAATTATTTGATAGATGTTccgaactttcaattttgtgtctaacggatttattgtttaaaaacgttaaaagttaactgttttctattagtataaaattaaatgatGTCTAGTGTGagcctaaattttcaatttcatgtcCTAGTTGggtttatgaatttttttttaaaaggttaaATTAACACTTAAAGTTCATGGACCTATATATTTGACATAATATCAAAAGTTTAAAGGCATAATATATACTTGTcaaagtttagaaactaaataGTTGTATATCAAAATTCAAAGACAAAACTTATCGTTTAACTTTCAAAGacaaaacttataatttaatctttatataattataatatcaaattagatgtggattatataaattaaaattgtataATAACTTTACAAAAAATAAGTGTTTTTCACATCTTTAATTTTACATTGACTAGAACGtatttaggttaaaatattattgtggtatgtattataaatattataaatagatGTTAGATGTTCATGTTTAGTGTCCAATgctaaatatcatttttttcattaccACACATGTTGCCCATGTGTCATTCAACCACTTATGCATAGTATTCGAGTGTACCACGTCCCACTTGCCAATTTGTctataaataatgacatttggTGAATCTTGAAAGAacacacattggtgagaaaatgcacttcaaaatttcactcaaattttcataattttagttattttattttattttatattttatttatttatatattattatattatattttctccatatttgtGCTTCATTATGCTCCGTTgagctcctcaatttcacaacacatTATTAGCACGAGCTCTTGTCGCTTCTCTCGctgaaggtaggtcctaaaggtaggtcgatttttttctctttattataattaataaattaaaaatttgcattcttagtacatattaaaattttaatataaatacaatgttttgtgatagtgttgccatgaaaaacctaataaaattagaattcatAACCTTtgtatttgtcatgggtgctcgaTGCTGAAAGCACCAGAATACTATGAACTTggaagaaacaattaaagaagaaaatacgacatctagtcaagataaagcaaaagctatgattttccttcataGTCATCTCTACAagagattgaaaatggagtattttacaataaaagatcccttTATCTTgtcaaaaattttgaaagaaaggtatgatcatcaaaaaacagttattcttccaaaagctcgttatgagtagATGCATttaaggctacaagattttaaatcaataagt
The nucleotide sequence above comes from Benincasa hispida cultivar B227 chromosome 3, ASM972705v1, whole genome shotgun sequence. Encoded proteins:
- the LOC120072633 gene encoding cysteine proteinase inhibitor A-like, whose translation is MAQTTSFDKKIQFQCLVSDSRKAIMKVNRIAVALLLLLLAVFDLGFSVEDPFIRMKLGGVRDYIGAQNSVEIDYLARFAVQEHNKKENGLLEFERVLKAKEQVIAGKLYHLTLEAIDGGKKKVYEAKVWVKPWMNFKQLQEFKLCP